One window of the Pseudomonas knackmussii B13 genome contains the following:
- the epd gene encoding erythrose-4-phosphate dehydrogenase — protein sequence MSKRPYRVALNGYGRIGRCVFRALHERGAAAGFSIVALNDLADLPSLEYLTRFDSTHGRFPGEVRVADGCLHVGGDCVKVLRQAEPEAIDWAALDIDLVLECSGVYNTRADGERFLAAGAPRVLFSQPMASETDIDATVVFGINQQQLSGAEKLVSNASCTTNCSVPLLKLLNEAVGIEYVSITTIHSAMNDQPVIDAYHHEDLRRTRSAFQSVIPVSTGLARGIERLLPELAGRIQAKAVRVPTVNVSALDITLQVARDTSAAEINKVLREAANHGPLKGLLDYTELPHASCDFNHDPHSAIVDGSQTRVSGPRLVNLLAWFDNEWGFANRMLDTAGHFLRVAQ from the coding sequence CGCCGCCGCCGGTTTTTCCATCGTCGCGCTGAACGACCTGGCCGACCTGCCCAGCCTGGAATACCTGACCCGCTTCGACTCCACCCACGGCCGCTTCCCCGGCGAGGTGCGCGTGGCCGACGGTTGCCTGCATGTCGGCGGCGATTGCGTGAAAGTGCTGCGCCAGGCCGAGCCCGAGGCCATCGACTGGGCCGCGCTGGACATCGACCTGGTGCTGGAGTGCTCCGGTGTCTACAACACCCGTGCCGATGGCGAGCGCTTCCTGGCTGCCGGCGCACCGCGCGTGCTGTTCTCGCAGCCGATGGCCAGCGAGACCGATATCGACGCCACCGTGGTCTTCGGCATCAATCAGCAGCAGCTGAGCGGCGCCGAGAAGCTGGTGTCCAACGCCTCCTGCACCACCAACTGCAGCGTGCCGCTGCTCAAGTTGCTGAACGAGGCGGTGGGCATCGAGTACGTCTCCATCACCACCATCCACTCGGCGATGAACGACCAGCCGGTGATCGACGCCTACCACCACGAAGACCTGCGCCGCACGCGCTCGGCCTTCCAGTCGGTGATTCCGGTGTCGACCGGCCTCGCGCGCGGCATCGAGCGACTGCTGCCGGAACTTGCCGGGCGTATCCAGGCCAAAGCCGTGCGGGTGCCGACGGTGAACGTCTCGGCGCTCGACATCACCCTGCAGGTCGCCCGCGACACTTCCGCCGCGGAAATCAACAAGGTGCTGCGCGAAGCCGCCAACCACGGGCCGCTCAAGGGCCTGCTGGACTACACCGAACTGCCCCACGCCAGCTGCGATTTCAACCACGACCCGCATTCGGCGATCGTCGACGGCAGCCAGACCCGAGTTTCCGGTCCGCGCCTGGTGAACCTGCTGGCCTGGTTCGACAACGAATGGGGCTTCGCCAACCGTATGCTCGACACCGCGGGGCATTTCCTGCGGGTCGCCCAATGA